In one Pseudomonas fitomaticsae genomic region, the following are encoded:
- a CDS encoding TIGR03862 family flavoprotein — protein MTQTSAALPAHVAIIGGGPAGLMAAEVLSQAGVRVDLYDGMPSVGRKFLLAGVGGMNITHSEAYPAFLSRYAERAPNIAPLLRAFDADALCRWIHELGIETFIGSSGRVFPTDMKAAPLLRAWLKRLRDSGVVIHTRHRWLGWDENGALRIDSPEGEKTLNPDATLLALGGGSWSRLGSDGAWMLPLEQRGVGLAPLQPSNCGFEVQAWSEVMVSKFAGAPLKNITIGLNDDVPRLGECVITATGIEGSLIYALSAPIREAINAHGAATIHIDLLPGRPVDKLQAALSKPRGSRSMAKHLHSQVGIDGVKAALLRELTDAATFADPALLARAIKALPLTLVKTRPLDEAISSAGGVTFEAMDERMMLKALPGVFCAGEMLDWEAPTGGYLLTACFASGRAAGAGMLDWLKQRN, from the coding sequence ATGACCCAGACTTCTGCCGCCCTTCCCGCTCACGTCGCCATCATCGGCGGTGGCCCCGCCGGCCTGATGGCCGCCGAAGTGCTGAGCCAGGCCGGAGTCCGCGTCGATCTGTACGACGGCATGCCCTCGGTGGGCCGCAAGTTCCTGCTGGCCGGGGTTGGCGGCATGAACATCACTCACTCCGAAGCCTACCCGGCCTTCCTCTCGCGCTACGCCGAACGCGCCCCGAACATCGCCCCGCTGCTACGCGCGTTCGACGCCGACGCACTGTGCCGGTGGATTCACGAACTGGGCATCGAAACCTTCATCGGCAGCTCCGGCCGGGTGTTCCCTACCGACATGAAAGCCGCGCCGCTGCTGCGCGCCTGGCTCAAGCGCCTGCGCGACAGCGGCGTGGTTATCCACACCCGCCACCGCTGGCTCGGCTGGGACGAAAACGGCGCGCTGCGCATCGACAGCCCGGAAGGCGAGAAAACCCTCAACCCCGACGCCACCCTGCTGGCCCTCGGCGGCGGCAGTTGGTCGCGACTTGGCTCCGACGGCGCCTGGATGCTGCCGCTGGAGCAACGCGGTGTAGGACTGGCGCCATTGCAGCCAAGCAATTGCGGCTTCGAGGTGCAGGCCTGGAGCGAAGTGATGGTCAGCAAATTCGCCGGCGCGCCGCTGAAAAATATCACCATCGGATTGAACGACGATGTTCCGCGTTTGGGTGAATGCGTGATCACCGCGACCGGGATCGAGGGCAGTCTGATTTATGCACTGTCGGCGCCGATTCGTGAGGCGATCAATGCGCACGGTGCCGCGACCATTCATATCGACCTGCTGCCCGGCCGACCTGTGGATAAATTGCAGGCGGCGTTGAGCAAACCACGGGGTTCGCGCTCGATGGCCAAGCATCTGCACAGTCAGGTCGGGATTGATGGGGTGAAAGCGGCGCTGTTGCGTGAACTCACTGATGCGGCGACGTTTGCCGATCCGGCGCTGCTGGCCCGGGCGATCAAGGCTTTGCCGCTGACGCTGGTGAAAACCCGACCGCTGGATGAGGCGATCAGTAGTGCCGGCGGAGTGACGTTCGAGGCGATGGACGAGCGGATGATGCTCAAGGCGTTGCCGGGGGTGTTTTGTGCGGGGGAAATGCTGGATTGGGAAGCGCCGACTGGCGGCTATCTGCTGACAGCGTGTTTTGCCAGTGGCCGGGCGGCCGGAGCTGGAATGCTGGACTGGTTGAAACAGCGCAACTGA
- a CDS encoding DEAD/DEAH box helicase gives MTFATLGLIEPLLRSLEKLGYQTPTPVQAQAIPAVLAGRDLMAAAQTGTGKTAGFALPLLQLLAMEGPKVTANSVRALILVPTRELAEQVHEAVRQYAENLPLRTYAVYGGVSINPQMMKLRGGVDLLVATPGRLLDLFRQNALKFNQLQTLVLDEADRMLDLGFSEELANIYRALPKKRQTLLFSATFSDDIRLLAGQMLNDPQSIEVSPRNVAANTVKQWVVTVDKKRKPELFVHLMRKNKWKQVLVFAKTRNGVDALVEKLQGLGVNADGIHGDKPQATRQRALDRFKLSEVQILVATDVAARGLDIEDLPLVVNFDLPIVAEDYIHRIGRTGRAGSTGEAISLVCADEVNMLSAIEMLTRSTLKREVEPDFVPEHRVPDTDASGQVIKKPKKPKKPKASGGGGGKRNLGKWVDSGETQAPEPSIKPVRKVPVFNTGPRKRKP, from the coding sequence ATGACTTTCGCCACCCTTGGCCTGATCGAACCCTTGCTGCGCTCCCTCGAGAAGCTCGGCTACCAGACCCCGACGCCGGTGCAGGCGCAGGCCATTCCGGCCGTGCTGGCCGGTCGTGACCTGATGGCTGCGGCCCAGACCGGCACCGGCAAGACCGCCGGTTTCGCTTTGCCGCTGCTGCAACTGCTGGCGATGGAAGGGCCGAAAGTCACCGCCAACTCGGTGCGCGCGCTGATTCTGGTGCCGACCCGCGAGCTGGCCGAGCAAGTCCACGAGGCCGTGCGCCAGTACGCCGAAAACCTGCCATTGCGCACTTACGCGGTGTACGGCGGCGTCAGCATCAACCCGCAGATGATGAAGTTGCGCGGCGGCGTCGATCTGCTGGTCGCGACCCCGGGCCGTCTGCTCGACCTGTTCCGTCAGAACGCGTTGAAGTTCAATCAGCTGCAAACCCTGGTGCTGGACGAGGCCGACCGCATGCTCGACCTGGGCTTTTCCGAAGAGCTGGCGAACATTTACCGCGCGCTGCCGAAGAAACGTCAGACGCTGCTGTTCTCCGCGACCTTCTCCGATGACATCCGCCTGCTGGCCGGGCAGATGCTCAACGATCCGCAGAGCATCGAAGTCAGCCCGCGCAACGTCGCCGCCAACACCGTCAAGCAGTGGGTGGTGACGGTGGACAAGAAGCGCAAGCCGGAACTGTTCGTGCACCTGATGCGCAAGAACAAGTGGAAGCAAGTGCTGGTGTTCGCCAAGACCCGCAACGGTGTGGACGCGCTGGTCGAGAAACTTCAAGGCCTAGGCGTGAACGCCGACGGCATCCACGGCGACAAGCCGCAAGCGACCCGGCAGCGGGCGCTGGATCGTTTCAAACTGAGCGAAGTGCAGATTCTGGTGGCCACTGATGTTGCTGCTCGTGGTCTGGATATCGAAGACCTGCCGCTGGTGGTCAACTTTGATCTGCCGATCGTGGCCGAGGATTACATTCACCGTATCGGTCGTACTGGCCGCGCGGGTTCGACCGGTGAGGCGATCTCGCTGGTGTGCGCTGATGAAGTGAACATGTTGTCGGCGATTGAAATGCTGACCCGCAGCACGTTGAAGCGTGAGGTTGAGCCGGATTTCGTGCCCGAGCACCGTGTGCCGGACACCGATGCCAGTGGCCAGGTGATCAAGAAGCCGAAGAAACCGAAGAAGCCAAAAGCTTCCGGTGGTGGCGGCGGCAAGCGCAATCTGGGCAAGTGGGTGGACAGCGGCGAGACCCAGGCGCCGGAGCCTTCGATCAAGCCTGTGCGTAAGGTGCCGGTGTTTAATACCGGGCCGCGCAAGCGTAAGCCTTAA
- the yedA gene encoding drug/metabolite exporter YedA, producing MSALRRFSLPLIAAFFALYVIWGSTYLVIRIGVEYWPPLMLGGVRFVIAGTLMYAFLRWRGAPAPTWAQWKAAGIIGILLLSFGNGAVTLAEHSGVASGVAALAVATVPLFTLLCGYFWGARNTRLEWAGVAMGIIGIAMLNMGSNLQSSPLGAALLIFAAASWAFGSVWSKHLPLPQGAMASAVEMLVGGVVLLIGSAASGEHLQAMPPLEGWLALAYLIFFGSIIAFNAYMYLLKNVRPAAATSYAYVNPAVAVLLGIVFVGETIGIEEALAMLVIIGAVVLIGLPQWRRPRQLPVVSEPAAIATEQRGN from the coding sequence ATGTCTGCCTTGCGCCGTTTTTCCCTGCCCTTGATCGCTGCGTTTTTTGCGTTGTACGTGATTTGGGGATCGACCTATCTGGTGATCCGCATCGGCGTCGAATACTGGCCGCCGCTGATGCTTGGCGGCGTGCGCTTCGTGATTGCCGGCACTCTGATGTACGCCTTCCTGCGCTGGCGCGGGGCTCCGGCGCCGACCTGGGCCCAGTGGAAAGCGGCGGGGATCATCGGCATTCTGCTGCTCAGTTTCGGTAACGGCGCGGTGACCCTGGCCGAGCACAGCGGCGTGGCGTCGGGTGTTGCCGCGCTGGCGGTGGCGACGGTGCCGCTGTTCACGTTGCTCTGCGGCTATTTCTGGGGCGCGCGCAACACCCGTCTGGAATGGGCCGGGGTGGCGATGGGGATTATCGGCATCGCAATGCTCAACATGGGCTCCAACCTGCAATCGAGCCCGCTGGGCGCGGCGTTGCTGATTTTCGCGGCGGCGAGCTGGGCGTTCGGCTCGGTGTGGAGCAAACACCTGCCGTTGCCCCAGGGCGCAATGGCCAGTGCCGTAGAAATGCTGGTGGGCGGCGTGGTGCTGTTGATCGGCAGCGCGGCCAGCGGTGAACACCTGCAGGCCATGCCGCCGCTGGAAGGCTGGCTGGCGCTGGCGTACCTGATCTTCTTTGGCTCGATCATCGCTTTCAACGCTTACATGTATCTGTTGAAAAACGTCCGTCCGGCGGCTGCCACCAGTTATGCCTATGTGAACCCGGCGGTGGCGGTGTTGCTGGGGATCGTGTTTGTCGGCGAGACCATCGGGATCGAAGAGGCGCTGGCGATGCTGGTGATCATTGGCGCGGTGGTGCTGATTGGTCTGCCGCAGTGGCGCCGCCCACGGCAGCTGCCGGTGGTCAGCGAGCCGGCTGCCATAGCGACGGAGCAGCGTGGGAATTAG
- a CDS encoding Lrp/AsnC family transcriptional regulator, translating to MDKYDRMLLSALLENGRASYADLARKVNLSAPAVAERVAKLEAAGVITGYQANIDLSKIGLPIQCVIELRLHQNGSQKVYDELVKIPQLTECFRVTGDPCVIMKAAVGSMPELEDLINQVAKFGFSKTSIVLSSAIEKRVPLGHIEGNGKP from the coding sequence TTGGACAAATACGACCGCATGCTGCTCAGCGCCCTGCTCGAAAACGGTCGCGCGTCCTACGCCGACCTCGCCCGCAAAGTAAACCTCTCCGCCCCCGCCGTCGCCGAGCGCGTGGCCAAACTCGAGGCGGCCGGAGTCATCACCGGGTATCAGGCGAACATCGACCTGTCGAAAATCGGCTTGCCGATCCAGTGCGTGATCGAATTGCGCCTCCACCAGAACGGCAGTCAAAAGGTCTACGACGAACTGGTGAAAATTCCGCAACTGACCGAGTGCTTTCGAGTGACGGGCGACCCGTGCGTGATCATGAAGGCCGCGGTGGGTTCGATGCCGGAGCTGGAGGATTTGATCAACCAGGTGGCGAAATTCGGGTTCAGCAAGACGTCGATCGTGTTGTCGAGTGCGATAGAGAAGCGGGTGCCGTTGGGGCATATCGAGGGTAACGGCAAACCCTGA